The Longimicrobiales bacterium DNA window CATCGAGCCGCGAGCCGCTGATGAAACCGTAGCCGCCCGACGGCAGCACGATCACATCAAAGCGCGTCAGGTCCGCACGGCCGAAATCGCCGGCGTCCACTTTCGACATGGGGATGCTGAACTTGGTGTCGAGCATGTGCCAGATCTGTCCCGCCTCACTGCTCGAGACACCGTCGCCTATCACCATCAAAACGCGTGGTGTGTCCAGCGGCCGGAAGTTACCGCTGCCCAGGTCCACGCCGGCAGCCGAGTAGCCCGTCGCGGTGCTCTGGAACGACACGCCGGATAGCGCTTCGGCTTCGAGCACCAGCTCATGCAGTCGCTGCGGGTCGACGGTCTGCGCCTGCACGGGAATCGATATGGATCCCCGCGGATACGCGCGTTCGCCGACGTGTGTCCGCGCCGTGAACGGCTCGAATGCGGCCTCGGCGTGCACACCGTTCGACAGCAGATGGTAGAGCGCCTTCGGCGCGTAGTAGTCGCTCCAGTCGAGCAGGTACGCGTACCCGCCCGCCGGCACGGTCCCGAGGCCCTGCGGCGCCGGCGGCTCCGACACACGCGCACCCAGTGGAACGCGTCCCGTCAGCTCGGCGTCGGGCATGCCGTACGCCAGCGAGACCGTCCATGTCGACGCATCGTAGAACGCGCTGTCCGCATACTCGTTCGTCCGCTCGAAGATCGAGCGCACCATGCGGTACTTCGGCTGCAGCGTCGGCACGACCCACGCCCGCCCCGGCTCAAACCTGTGGCCGTTCGCACTTAGCGCCTGCGGCAGCTCATATACGTCGAGCCGGTGCCGCAGCAGCAGTTCGAGAAACGCGCGATTGCGCCCGGCATCGTGAGGATCGCCGAACACGTATGCCTTCACCGGAAAGCGTTCCGCCTCACGGAGTGCCGATTCGAAGAAGTCGCGCTGGTAGTCGAACAGCTTCTCCCGATGCTGCACAGCGGCGCGCACGGTCGCGATGCTGGTGCGCACGTGATTGCGTATGGCGAACGGAAACGTCAGCACGCCCTGGCGCGTGCTCTCCTGCACATGGCCACGCGCGCTCGCCTGTTCGAATACCAGACCGAGGCCGCCGAGGAAATTCGGATAGCTCGAGCCGTAGCCCGGGTACATGTTGTCGTAGACTTCCTTCGTGAAATAGAGCGATCCGATCTCGTCGAGAGCAGCGGCCCAGTGCTCGGCGAAGTCGAGCGTGATCTCCGTATACAGACGCTCGGGCAGCAGTGCGTTCCACGAGCTGTACGGTTTGCTGGGCTCGAAGAAGTACGTGCTGTTGGCGCCCATCTCGTGATAGTCCGTTACCACATTCGCACGCCATGCGTGGTGGAAATCGATGCGCGCGCGGCTCTCCGGGTTCTCCAGCGGCAGCCAGTCCCGGTTCAGGTCGTACCAGTAGTGGTTGGTACGGCCGCCCGGCCAGACCTCGTTGTGCTCGCGATCGAGCGGGTCCGCCACGAACGGCGCGGACTTGTGCATGTTCGCCCAGTTCGTGTGCCGGTCCCGCCCGTCGGGATTGAGCACCGGCTCCACGTGGTAGACACCGTCGCGCAGGAACTGCTCTACCTCCGCCGTCTGCCCCGCGACCAGCCAGTACGCCGTCAGCATCGCGGCCTCCGAAGACGACGTCTCGTTGCCGTGCACACCGTATCCGAGATGAACGATCACCTTCCGCTGCGCCGACGGCACCGGCGTTCCGCCCGGCTCCATCGACATGATGTGCTCGCGCCGGATCTCCTCCAGCCGCGCATGATTCGCCGGCGCCGTAACGGTCAGGACGGGCATCGGCCGCAGCTCGTACGTCTGCCCGATCTCCTGGTACGTCGCTCGATCCGACAGCCGCGCCAGCTCCTGCATGTAAGCGACGATGCGGTCGTGCCGCGTGTGGTGCGTGCCGATCTCGTATCCCAGGAACTCCTCCGGCGACGGTATCCCTCGATCGAACTCCTGGCCGTCGGGGAAGAAGTAGTTCGTCGTCTGTGCGCCGGCCGGCGCACCGATGGAGAGCATGGCCAGCAGCACGAGTGCACGGCGGACCGGATTCAGCAGCGTCATCACGTGACCTTCTTCAGAGTAGGAATTGCGGCTTTGTTGTCCGGAGAGCGCCTCGGCATGCTACCGTCATCGCGCGGGCTCCGCTCACCGCCCGATGCGACCCAGGTGAGTGTGCGAGAATGCGGTCGGATACTTCAGGCCGTAGCCGAGCGCGCGGTCGAAGCCGACGTGGGCGACCCAGATCAGCGGGACGGCAAGACTGTGGCCGGTCGACAGCAGCACGATGCCGAGCAGCAGCGGGCCGGCATGACTGTGCAGCAGGTTGTAGGCGGCCGCGCCCGCGCGCGGCCCCGCGAGGTAGCCGGCGAAGCTTACGTCCGGCGCAAGAAACAGAATGGCAAAGAGTGCCCATGAGTACTCGAGGCGCGCAAAGATCAGCACCGCGATAACGAGTGCGGCCACGCCCTCGATCCGCAGCCAGTGGCGAATGGCGCCACTCACTGTACCCGGGAGCTCCGCCACCGGGTGGTCCAGGCTCTCCATGGACGCGCGCACTGACGATCGCTTCAGTGGACGTTCGCTCCGGAAGAAGGATCGGTTTGTACGTTCGCGCTGCCCGTGCTCAGGATGCCGCCGCCCAGCAGTACACCGACCGCGCCCACGAGCGGATTCACGAACATGATCCAGATCGGCGTCTGCGCATAGCTCATCGCCTCGAACGTGCCGACTGCTCCCGTCCGGAGCCCGGGGTCGGCAGCCTCACCGAGCAGCGTGAGCACTGCCATCGCAACCCCGAGCGCTGCGACCACAACGGCCAGCACGAGCGGCCCGCTCGGGGTGCGGGCGATGCGCCGTGCAACCCAGCCACCCAGCAGCGCGGCACCGAATCCCACGACGAAGCTGACCACCACCCACAGCGCAGACACGTCGTAGACGCCCGGGCGGAACGCGCGATCAGAACCGAGGCCCATGAAGGCCAGGGAGAGAGCGGTGAACACAGCGAACCCCATGACCAGATACCCGAGCAGCACGCCGGCAATCAGTCGTCCCATCGTGGCCTCCGAGCGGGTGGGCTCAACGCACACCAGTCAATGTGCGATTGCGGTCAAAGGGGCGCCAGAAGAACATCGAGACTGCGGCGGTGGATCCGCGGCCGCACACAATCTTCCGTTTGGTGACGCTGGACGGTTGGAATGGAGTGTTGAGTGCGCCATGTGCAGCCAACATTCCAAGGCACATGCAGAGACACAAGTCTTTGGAGAGTTGGCGGCGCTATACGCATCGAGTCCTCCATTCACAGCCACATTCGTCAGCAAATGGACGATTGTGGTCCCTGACCAGACGACGCAGCCGCCTCGCCGACAGCCGCCTTTCGACAACCTGCCGATGGGAACCTGCAGAACCGGCCGCCGCCAGTGCATGAGGCCGACACAAAACGTCGAGTTCCACAACAGAAAGGTCCGCAAGCCGTCACCGACCCGCGGACCTCACATTCCATCACCTGCTCAACCGCCGGACGACCCCGGCTGCACTGCGATCAGCCGACCCGCATCAGCTCCTTGAGCTGCTCGGGCGACAGCGCCGACGCGCTCTTCGAGCCCATCCGGCCGCCGCCGCGATTCACTACCGCCTTGGCCTTCTCGGCCTCAGCGGACACCGGCGAACCCGCATAGTCATACTCCGGCAGCGAGACCCGCTCGATCCTGTAGCCGATCACACGCTCGATATCCTTGAGCGCGGCCAGCTCCAGCCCCGACATGAACGTCACGGCAGAGCCGCTCGCGCCGGCGCGGCCGGTTCGACCGATCCGGTGCACGTACGCTTCCGGGTCACGCGGCACGTCGTAGTTCACGACGTGACTGATGCCCTCGATGTCGAGGCCGCGCTGCGCGACGTCCGTCGCGACCAGCACCTGCACCTTGCCGTCCGCGAAAGCCTCCAGCGCCTTGCGCCGCTGCTTCATGTCCTTGTTGCCGTGCATCACGTCCGCCTTGATGCCCGCACGCTCGAGCCGCACGATCAGCACGTCCGCGCCAGCCTTGGTGGCCGTGAACACGAGCACCTGGTCCCAGTGCGTCTCCTTCAGCAGCTCGATCAGCAGCTGCGACTTCTTCTCGCTGCGGACGCTGTAGACCTTCTGCTCCACGTGGTCCGCCACCGTCGCCTGCG harbors:
- a CDS encoding M14 family metallopeptidase produces the protein MTLLNPVRRALVLLAMLSIGAPAGAQTTNYFFPDGQEFDRGIPSPEEFLGYEIGTHHTRHDRIVAYMQELARLSDRATYQEIGQTYELRPMPVLTVTAPANHARLEEIRREHIMSMEPGGTPVPSAQRKVIVHLGYGVHGNETSSSEAAMLTAYWLVAGQTAEVEQFLRDGVYHVEPVLNPDGRDRHTNWANMHKSAPFVADPLDREHNEVWPGGRTNHYWYDLNRDWLPLENPESRARIDFHHAWRANVVTDYHEMGANSTYFFEPSKPYSSWNALLPERLYTEITLDFAEHWAAALDEIGSLYFTKEVYDNMYPGYGSSYPNFLGGLGLVFEQASARGHVQESTRQGVLTFPFAIRNHVRTSIATVRAAVQHREKLFDYQRDFFESALREAERFPVKAYVFGDPHDAGRNRAFLELLLRHRLDVYELPQALSANGHRFEPGRAWVVPTLQPKYRMVRSIFERTNEYADSAFYDASTWTVSLAYGMPDAELTGRVPLGARVSEPPAPQGLGTVPAGGYAYLLDWSDYYAPKALYHLLSNGVHAEAAFEPFTARTHVGERAYPRGSISIPVQAQTVDPQRLHELVLEAEALSGVSFQSTATGYSAAGVDLGSGNFRPLDTPRVLMVIGDGVSSSEAGQIWHMLDTKFSIPMSKVDAGDFGRADLTRFDVIVLPSGGYGFISGSRLDDLRRWVRGGGTLVALRTAAQWATSNDLTPNTELAEAADTVELGRRNYVDAAAVRGAQAIGGSIWLADVDTTHPLAFGYHRRALPIWRDHGIFFEPSSNPYSTVVQLTAEPHLSGYISAPNLERLRESPSLLVDQLGRGSVILMIDNPNFRGYWHGTNRLFLNALFFGRHVTLPAAP
- a CDS encoding DUF4260 domain-containing protein, producing MRASMESLDHPVAELPGTVSGAIRHWLRIEGVAALVIAVLIFARLEYSWALFAILFLAPDVSFAGYLAGPRAGAAAYNLLHSHAGPLLLGIVLLSTGHSLAVPLIWVAHVGFDRALGYGLKYPTAFSHTHLGRIGR
- a CDS encoding DEAD/DEAH box helicase; this encodes MTFDEMNLAEPLRRAVKEQGWERPTPIQSKAIGPAREGRDVVGIAQTGTGKTAGFLLPSLEKQLHKEGLHTLVLCPTRELADQVMEDAKALTKHTELFCGVVVGGMPMRPQIRDLRAGFDVLVATPGRLLDHLERGNVKLDQVETLILDEADRMLDMGFRPQIEAIMKYMPTKRQTLFFSATMPNGVHALALRILNDPVWVEAAPQATVADHVEQKVYSVRSEKKSQLLIELLKETHWDQVLVFTATKAGADVLIVRLERAGIKADVMHGNKDMKQRRKALEAFADGKVQVLVATDVAQRGLDIEGISHVVNYDVPRDPEAYVHRIGRTGRAGASGSAVTFMSGLELAALKDIERVIGYRIERVSLPEYDYAGSPVSAEAEKAKAVVNRGGGRMGSKSASALSPEQLKELMRVG